The window tattaattaatagcaGTAGGGGGTGTttggtttgcaagattatatcccggattaaattaatagtgtgtttggttcatgagattaaGTCCTTCAACTATGGATAATCATAGGATAATTAGTCTTAGCTAATCctctatgactaaaataatcccacaactcaatcctagattatatcttggtattattttatcttgtcAACCAAACACCACCGTAGTATAATAAGTGTTGTTTAGCGGTTATGACTCATTATCGTATAATTATTATCTATCTAATATTAAGTTGtattaagattattttaattggatgAGTAACTAATTAACTCTCTAAGATTAGACCGTGAGATTGTTTTAGTTGAATGACAGATTCTAACtcattatcataaaattatccATGATTAAAATGTGACATTCTTAACTTTGTCATTTCCATTTCAAAGCCCTATTATTGCTCTAAGGTCCTAACACAAACATTAAATGAATAGTTATAACTTTTTCGGCCGTtgtcttcaattttctttttaactttAGATTATGAAATACTACCATATAGAAAactgaaatgaaaacaaaaagtgAAAGTTTCTCTCATTATGAAAAACTGTAACAAGAACAACATCAATTGCCACAATCAAACTCATTCAACAAGCCTAATACAACTCACAACTAGATTGCATCAATCCGTCCATCAATTTTCATGATCCCACTTCCTGAAACTCCCAAAAGACTCAAACTTCTCGCTCTCCACCGGCGCCGTTTCCCTCACCATCTCCTCTCCGGCATAGTTCACCGACGTGGCCGACCTGTACGACCCCTCCCTCGACCTCCCGGACTCGTTGTACTGCTGCACGATCATCACCGAGAACGACGACTCGAACTCCGACGTCACCAAAAGGTCCCCTATCGGCCCCAGCTCGGGACAGTCACACCAGTCCGCAAGCCCCGTCGTCAGCGCCGACTGCATCCCTCTTCCCCTTCCGACGATGTACAGGTCGTGGTAGTGCTCGTCCATCGACTTGATCGCCTTGATCGTCTCCTCCTCGTCGTCGAGAACCAGGTCGAAGCACCGGATGTTGGCGCTGTTCGCCGTCGCGTTTCTGAACTTGTTGTAGTAGTCGTCGTCGAGGAGCTTCTCGCGCTCCGTGTCGATCTCGAGGCTCACGTGGCCGGCCGCCTCGTGATTTGCGCTGGCAGCCTCCGAGCTCGGGATGAACCTCACCACGGTGAGCTTGCTGTCCGTCTCGTCGGCCATACGCCACGCGTACGCGAGGGCCTCGCGGTCGTCTGGCCCTCCGAAAAACAGGGCCGCGACGTTTTGCGCGTGGTCCTGCGTCTCCGCGGCCCCTCGGTCGACCAGGATGCCGACCGAGCAGGGCGCGTTATCGAGGATGCCCTCGTTGATGCTGCGGAGGGACGGGTTGATGTCCTCCATCTCGCCGTCCGCGTTCCGCTGCTTGTGGAACGGGATGACGAGAAAGGACGCGCGGCGCTCCCGCGCGACCGTGCACACGTCGTCGTCCATGGTCGTGTAGGGGCAGCGCGCGGTGATGACCTGCGTCGCGACCCCCTCGGACCGCAGCTCGTAGTTGTCGAAGGCCGTGATGATCTGGTCGGCCTGGAGCTCGACCGTGCTGGAGTTGCGCAGCCCGGCCTTGCGCGAGCTGTGCACGACCATCATGGTCGAGGCGCGGCCCACGAGCTCCACGAGCTGCAGGGCGAACACGCTCATCGGGGACTGGGCACGCGCGTTGGACGTGCGGAGGAGGTGGATGATGCTCGGGACGTTGCGCGTGGTGTGGATGCACGCCACCACTCGGAGCTCCTCGTCCGATTTGGCCTTCTGCACCGTGCGCCTCTTGTACGCCACCACGTTCTGCACCGGCTTGAACCAGACAGCCGCCGGCGTTGCGATCATCGTCATCACAAGAACCGCCACGATCATCACCGAGTATGTCTGCGTGCTCAATGCCTATCAAGAACACAAAAACAACCATTGCCACTTTACATTagcacaaacacaaacacaaacacacacacaaacacaaacaaaaacaaaaacaaaaacagaggCACACTACCCCTTGTATCTGGCCGGATTCAAGAATGATCAAGGCCATCACGCTCTTGGTATTGCACATGAACCCGACGGCCATCGCCTCATCGACCGGGATATCAGAGAAGGCCGAGACCGCGAGAGCGCTCAGCACCTTGACACCGCAGGCCAAGAGTATAACCAGCAAAACAACAGCCCAAGAAGTCTCATTCGACATCGAATCCACATTCGTCCTCAGCCCACAAACCACAAAGTAAACCGGCATCAGAATCCCCATCACGAAATCCTCCAACTTATCCACGATCGTCACCTCGAGCACCTCATTAGGTATGATGAGTCCGAACACAAACGCCCCGATCATCGGGTGCGTGCCACACGCGTCCGTGATGACCCCACTAAGGGCCATCCCGGACACAATGGAACATATATAGAACTCACTATACCCCTGCCCCTCGGGGGCCCTCCGGATGATCCAGCTAAGGCCGGGGCGGACAAAGTAGACGCAGCCGAGGACAAACGCCACAGTGCTGATCACGGACCACTGCATGTTTGACTGGGAGCTCGTGACAGCGAATCCGAGGGCAAGTAAGCCCCATGAGCACGTCTCGTTGATGAGGGCCGAAGACAGGGCGGTCTTCCCGCTCTCGACGTGGAGCATCTGCTGCTTGTCGAGGATCTTGGTGAGGACGGAGAAGCCGGTGACGGTGAGGGCAGCGCCCCAGAAGAGGCAGCCAGCTCTCTCCGGCTTATCGATTTGGAAAATGAAGTATAACCCTGAGCCAACAAAGAAAGGGATGATGATGCCAGAGAGAGCTACCTTCATAGCCTTTGGACTAGTTCGCATAATTCCTCTAACATCCATTTTCAATCCGATTAAGAAAGCGTAGTAAGTGATGGATAAATGCGCCATCGGCTCCAATATTCTGAACGAATAATTTGGGAATGCGAGCTTTCTGTATGCCGCAATTCGCCCAAATACGCTTGGCCCTAACAGTATACCACCCTGAAAATCGAACAAAATaccaaatcaaaacaaaattgaacaTCGATTCAACACAATGCAAACCCTAAATCAACGAATTGATCAAAATTGAAGGGAATCGGAGGGGGAAAAGGAGTTACGAGGACTTCAGCGATGAAGGGGGGTTGGTTGAAGGGTTTAAGAGCGAAGACGAGGAGGTGGATGACGCCCATGGAGAAGGTGAGCTGGATGAGGAAGAGAGAAATGAGGGGGGTCAATGGATCGGGGCCTTCCCAGAGGCCATTGAACCGGTAAATGGTTTCGGCGTAGCACAGAATGGTTTGATTGAGCTTGGCAATGTCCATCATTCCTGGAATTGCCGCCATTTCTGTGCTGCT is drawn from Salvia hispanica cultivar TCC Black 2014 chromosome 6, UniMelb_Shisp_WGS_1.0, whole genome shotgun sequence and contains these coding sequences:
- the LOC125193409 gene encoding cation/H(+) antiporter 15-like; amino-acid sequence: MAAIPGMMDIAKLNQTILCYAETIYRFNGLWEGPDPLTPLISLFLIQLTFSMGVIHLLVFALKPFNQPPFIAEVLGGILLGPSVFGRIAAYRKLAFPNYSFRILEPMAHLSITYYAFLIGLKMDVRGIMRTSPKAMKVALSGIIIPFFVGSGLYFIFQIDKPERAGCLFWGAALTVTGFSVLTKILDKQQMLHVESGKTALSSALINETCSWGLLALGFAVTSSQSNMQWSVISTVAFVLGCVYFVRPGLSWIIRRAPEGQGYSEFYICSIVSGMALSGVITDACGTHPMIGAFVFGLIIPNEVLEVTIVDKLEDFVMGILMPVYFVVCGLRTNVDSMSNETSWAVVLLVILLACGVKVLSALAVSAFSDIPVDEAMAVGFMCNTKSVMALIILESGQIQGALSTQTYSVMIVAVLVMTMIATPAAVWFKPVQNVVAYKRRTVQKAKSDEELRVVACIHTTRNVPSIIHLLRTSNARAQSPMSVFALQLVELVGRASTMMVVHSSRKAGLRNSSTVELQADQIITAFDNYELRSEGVATQVITARCPYTTMDDDVCTVARERRASFLVIPFHKQRNADGEMEDINPSLRSINEGILDNAPCSVGILVDRGAAETQDHAQNVAALFFGGPDDREALAYAWRMADETDSKLTVVRFIPSSEAASANHEAAGHVSLEIDTEREKLLDDDYYNKFRNATANSANIRCFDLVLDDEEETIKAIKSMDEHYHDLYIVGRGRGMQSALTTGLADWCDCPELGPIGDLLVTSEFESSFSVMIVQQYNESGRSREGSYRSATSVNYAGEEMVRETAPVESEKFESFGSFRKWDHEN